One window of the Rosa rugosa chromosome 3, drRosRugo1.1, whole genome shotgun sequence genome contains the following:
- the LOC133741134 gene encoding WAT1-related protein At4g08300-like, with the protein MGDQSPSGSKLSVFLKKIKPYLAMVSLQFGYAGMYIISMVSFKHGMSHFVLSVYRHVVAFCVIAPFALVLERKIRPRMTLPIFLRIVLLGFLEPVLDQNLYFLGMKYTSATFASATVNVLPAITFILALCFRLETVNVKKLHSLAKVIGTLVTLSGAMIMTLYKGPIIDVFRGHSNSTQTSSTESSDQHWIAGPLMLIASCGGWASFFILQSFTLKKYPAQLSLTAWICVMGVLEGGVVTLVMERKMSVWVIGWDSRLLASVYSGVICSGLAYYVQGVVNRERGPVFVTSFSPLCMIITAVLGAIVLAEQVHLGSILGAILIVFGLYTVVWGKSKDPVALDEPLKDEKGVNHELPVTAANNSIKGST; encoded by the exons ATGGGAGACCAAAGTCCATCTGGGTCTAAGTTGAGTGTGTTTCTCAAGAAGATCAAACCTTATTTGGCTATGGTCTCCCTGCAGTTTGGGTATGCAGGCATGTACATCATAAGCATGGTCTCGTTTAAGCATGGCATGAGTCACTTTGTCTTGTCGGTGTACCGTCACGTTGTTGCCTTCTGTGTCATTGCACCCTTCGCGTTGGTTCTTGAAAG GAAAATAAGGCCAAGAATGACTCTCCCCATATTCCTCAGAATAGTGTTGCTTGGATTTCTTGA GCCAGTTCTTGACCAGAACTTATACTTTCTGGGAATGAAGTACACCTCAGCAACATTTGCATCTGCAACTGTTAATGTCCTTCCTGCCATAACCTTTATACTGGCACTTTGCTTCAG GTTAGAGACTGTGAACGTCAAGAAGCTACATAGCCTAGCCAAGGTCATCGGAACGTTGGTCACCTTGTCTGGAGCAATGATCATGACTTTGTACAAAGGCCCCATTATCGATGTTTTTCGGGGACACTCAAACAGCACCCAAACTAGTAGCACCGAGTCAAGCGATCAGCATTGGATCGCTGGCCCCTTGATGCTCATAGCCAGCTGCGGCGGTTGGGCAAGTTTCTTTATCTTACAA TCGTTCACATTGAAGAAGTACCCAGCACAGTTGTCTCTCACAGCCTGGATATGTGTAATGGGTGTGCTGGAAGGTGGAGTAGTGACACTTGTGATGGAACGCAAAATGAGTGTGTGGGTTATAGGTTGGGACTCAAGGCTTCTTGCTTCTGTTTACTCT GGAGTGATTTGTTCTGGACTTGCATATTATGTGCAAGGTGTTGTGAATAGAGAACGAGGCCCCGTTTTCGTGACATCTTTCAGCCCTCTTTGCATGATCATCACCGCCGTTCTAGGTGCCATCGTTTTAGCTGAGCAAGTCCACCTCGGAAG TATACTTGGAGCTATTCTCATTGTGTTCGGACTCTACACCGTGGTTTGGGGCAAAAGCAAAGACCCTGTGGCCTTGGACGAGCCATTGAAAGATGAGAAAGGTGTTAACCACGAACTGCCAGTCACTGCTGCAAATAATAGCATCAAGGGAAGTACCTGA